The Deinococcus koreensis genome window below encodes:
- the tkt gene encoding transketolase — MANDVAQLSINTIRTLSIDGVQAANSGHPGAPLGAAPMAYVVWQEFLRFNPKHAEWAGRDRFVLSAGHASMLIYSLLHLTGYDMPLQELRNFRQWGSKTPGHPEFFHTPGLDATTGPLGQGAAMTVGMALAEAHLAARYNKDGFPIFDNHVYSILGDGDLQEGVNHESAALAGHLGLGKLIWLHDDNQVQLDTATSKAESEDTAARYRAYGWEVLKVGDGTDLDEIRRAITQAKANTAQPTLIQVRTVIGFGSPRAGTSKAHGEPLGAEGVAETKQALGWEYPPFTVPDEVRAHMDATGRGAALEADWNTMMDGYRAAHPELGQEVDALLARDLPATLSELLPSYEVGGKAVATRNASGEVINALAKVVPGLMGGSADLSGSTKTTIKDGGEIQPGDYAGRNVLFGVREFGMAAAGNGLSLYGGLRPLVGTFLVFADYLKPAFRLSAIQMQPVTYVLTHDSIGLGEDGPTHQPIDQLAMLRAVPGAHVIRPADANETAAAWQMALEYDKGPTAIALSRQDLPILPRNHAGVKKGAYVVQDAEGGNAQVILIASGSEVSLAIEAATALNAEGTRTRVVSMPCMEVFRAQDQAYRDSVLTPGVKRVAIEAASKGPWYEWTQGGPVIGMDTFGASAPAATLFEKFGFSVENVVKVVRAAL, encoded by the coding sequence ATGGCAAATGACGTCGCGCAGCTGAGCATCAACACCATTCGCACGCTGTCCATCGATGGCGTGCAGGCCGCCAACTCCGGGCATCCGGGGGCGCCGCTGGGCGCCGCGCCCATGGCCTACGTGGTGTGGCAGGAGTTCCTGCGCTTCAACCCGAAGCACGCCGAGTGGGCCGGGCGCGACCGCTTCGTGCTGTCGGCCGGGCACGCCTCGATGCTGATCTACTCGCTGCTGCACCTGACCGGCTACGACATGCCGCTACAGGAACTCAGGAACTTCCGCCAGTGGGGCTCCAAGACCCCCGGCCACCCGGAGTTCTTCCACACGCCCGGCCTGGACGCCACCACCGGCCCGCTCGGCCAGGGCGCCGCGATGACGGTCGGTATGGCGCTGGCCGAGGCGCACCTGGCCGCGCGCTACAACAAAGACGGCTTCCCCATCTTCGACAACCACGTCTACTCCATCCTGGGCGACGGCGACCTGCAGGAGGGCGTGAACCACGAGTCGGCGGCGCTGGCCGGGCACCTGGGGCTGGGCAAGCTGATCTGGCTGCACGACGACAATCAGGTGCAGCTCGACACCGCCACGAGCAAGGCCGAGTCCGAGGACACCGCCGCGCGCTACCGCGCCTACGGCTGGGAGGTGCTGAAGGTGGGGGACGGCACCGACCTGGACGAGATCCGCCGCGCCATTACCCAGGCGAAGGCCAACACGGCGCAGCCCACGCTGATCCAGGTGCGCACGGTCATCGGCTTCGGCAGCCCACGCGCCGGCACCTCCAAGGCCCACGGCGAGCCGCTGGGCGCAGAAGGCGTGGCCGAGACCAAGCAGGCCCTGGGCTGGGAGTACCCGCCCTTCACCGTGCCGGACGAGGTGCGCGCCCACATGGACGCCACCGGGCGCGGCGCGGCGCTGGAGGCCGACTGGAACACGATGATGGACGGCTACCGCGCCGCCCACCCCGAACTGGGCCAGGAAGTGGACGCCCTGCTGGCCCGCGACCTGCCCGCCACCCTCTCGGAACTGCTGCCCAGTTACGAGGTCGGCGGCAAGGCGGTGGCGACCCGCAACGCCTCGGGCGAGGTGATCAACGCGCTGGCGAAGGTGGTGCCCGGTCTGATGGGCGGCAGCGCGGACCTGTCGGGCAGCACCAAGACGACCATCAAGGACGGCGGCGAGATCCAGCCCGGCGACTACGCGGGCCGCAACGTGCTGTTCGGGGTGCGCGAGTTCGGGATGGCCGCCGCCGGCAACGGCCTGAGCCTCTACGGCGGCCTGCGCCCGCTCGTGGGCACCTTCCTGGTCTTCGCGGACTACCTGAAGCCGGCGTTCCGCCTCAGCGCCATCCAGATGCAGCCCGTGACCTACGTCCTCACGCACGACTCGATCGGCCTGGGCGAGGACGGCCCGACCCACCAGCCCATCGACCAGCTCGCCATGCTGCGCGCGGTGCCCGGCGCCCACGTGATCCGGCCCGCCGACGCCAACGAGACGGCCGCCGCGTGGCAGATGGCCCTGGAGTACGACAAGGGCCCCACCGCCATCGCCCTCTCGCGCCAGGATCTGCCCATCCTGCCGCGCAACCACGCCGGCGTGAAGAAGGGCGCCTACGTCGTCCAGGACGCCGAGGGTGGGAACGCCCAGGTCATCCTGATCGCCTCGGGCAGCGAGGTCAGTCTGGCCATCGAGGCCGCCACGGCGCTGAACGCCGAGGGCACCCGGACGCGGGTGGTCTCGATGCCCTGCATGGAAGTGTTCCGCGCCCAGGATCAGGCCTACCGCGACTCGGTGCTCACGCCCGGCGTGAAGAGGGTGGCCATCGAGGCCGCCAGCAAGGGCCCCTGGTACGAGTGGACGCAGGGCGGCCCGGTAATCGGCATGGACACCTTCGGCGCCTCGGCCCCGGCCGCCACCCTCTTCGAGAAGTTCGGCTTCAGCGTGGAGAACGTGGTGAAGGTGGTCAGGGCGGCGCTGTAA
- a CDS encoding sugar phosphate isomerase/epimerase family protein, with product MTTLHPTALSIPPVPALPLLGAAMPSSALPSQRDWLQAGRDLELQDAVSHLVLDADWQAHAARIRADLGEYPGRLGIHGPFWGLTVMASDPAVRAVTVARLQRGLEFAAALGATHMVIHSPFDFFGHPLVAHTSSTGLGDQIGVVHDTLREVVALAQSVGCTLMMENIRDLNPAPLLALVRSFGSESVRVSIDVGHAHLMQSRGGPSPDHWIVEAGELLGHLHLQDNDGMLDRHWRPGQGTIHWPAVFRALRDVGGEPRLILEIPPGEIEAGIRFLSKADLAR from the coding sequence ATGACCACCCTGCATCCCACTGCGTTGTCCATCCCGCCCGTGCCGGCCCTGCCGCTGCTCGGTGCGGCCATGCCCTCGTCCGCTCTCCCGTCCCAGCGCGACTGGCTCCAGGCCGGCCGCGACCTCGAACTTCAGGACGCCGTCTCCCACCTCGTCCTGGACGCCGACTGGCAGGCGCATGCCGCCCGCATCAGGGCGGATCTCGGTGAATACCCTGGCCGCCTCGGGATTCACGGGCCGTTCTGGGGTCTGACGGTCATGGCGAGTGATCCGGCCGTGAGGGCCGTCACGGTGGCGCGGCTGCAGCGGGGACTGGAGTTCGCGGCCGCACTGGGCGCCACCCATATGGTCATCCACAGCCCTTTCGACTTCTTTGGACATCCCCTGGTGGCCCACACCTCCAGCACCGGCCTGGGCGACCAGATCGGCGTGGTACACGACACCCTGAGAGAGGTCGTGGCTCTGGCGCAGAGCGTGGGCTGCACGCTGATGATGGAAAACATCCGCGACCTGAACCCCGCGCCGCTGCTGGCCCTGGTGCGCTCGTTCGGCAGCGAGTCCGTCCGGGTGAGCATCGATGTCGGGCATGCCCACCTGATGCAGTCCAGGGGCGGGCCGTCCCCCGATCACTGGATCGTGGAGGCGGGCGAGTTGCTGGGCCACCTTCATCTCCAGGACAACGACGGCATGCTGGATCGCCACTGGCGGCCCGGGCAGGGCACCATTCACTGGCCCGCCGTGTTCCGTGCCCTGCGGGACGTCGGCGGTGAGCCCCGGCTCATCCTGGAAATTCCACCGGGCGAGATCGAAGCGGGGATCCGGTTTCTCTCCAAGGCGGATCTGGCCCGTTAA
- a CDS encoding CehA/McbA family metallohydrolase, with amino-acid sequence MITVPTGEDLMLDVEGQVSPHPRVHYLHHEFEVPAGVSGLSVTLQFHKERQCQLFLSLFGPAGYRGTRMNPGALGDVVLELELGAGSASPGALPGQIEAGLWRAQIDVEYTEETTEYRLTARAQAGGPEAKTPQAETEVAPRRASTNGRPGAGWYRGELHAHTHHSDGKVSVSALAGAARRYGLDFLALTDHFTVAGWPELEAEAGSDLAVLRSTELTGHRGHANLHGLSAWVDPFVDDPDRAWDINAVAHEVHAQGGLFGVNHAFSNRLGWRYHEFDWSLCDVFEIYHHLEGANNAAQLSFWDGLLRAGHRITGVAGTDSHDPHAGRHRLGQVVTVLGAADLDPPGLIGALKAGRAYVSLGPGLRFSAEADSLRVEMGGTLPVSDTVTLHVGLAGLAFPVRVFVIKNGLYHAHLDLGAGEANTELEFTDSQPVPGYYRIEVYARPAQSEFSGGRDWQNTLLLSNPIYIGERP; translated from the coding sequence ATGATCACGGTGCCCACCGGGGAAGACCTGATGCTGGACGTGGAGGGTCAGGTTTCACCCCATCCGCGCGTCCATTACCTGCATCACGAGTTCGAAGTTCCAGCCGGCGTCTCCGGGCTGAGCGTGACCCTGCAGTTTCACAAGGAGCGGCAGTGCCAGCTGTTCCTGTCGCTGTTCGGCCCGGCGGGCTACCGGGGCACCCGCATGAATCCCGGTGCGCTGGGAGACGTGGTGCTGGAGCTGGAGCTGGGGGCAGGCTCGGCGTCCCCGGGCGCCCTGCCCGGGCAGATTGAGGCCGGCCTCTGGCGCGCACAGATCGATGTGGAATACACCGAGGAGACGACCGAATACCGGCTGACGGCCCGGGCGCAGGCCGGCGGGCCCGAGGCAAAAACACCCCAGGCAGAAACAGAGGTGGCGCCCAGGCGAGCGTCCACCAACGGGCGGCCCGGAGCCGGCTGGTATCGGGGAGAACTCCACGCGCATACCCATCACAGCGACGGCAAGGTCAGCGTCAGCGCTCTCGCGGGGGCGGCCCGGCGCTATGGACTCGATTTCCTGGCCCTGACCGACCACTTTACGGTGGCCGGCTGGCCGGAGCTGGAGGCTGAGGCGGGAAGCGACCTCGCCGTGCTGCGCTCGACCGAACTGACCGGGCACCGTGGCCACGCCAACCTGCATGGCCTGAGCGCCTGGGTCGATCCCTTCGTGGATGACCCTGACCGGGCCTGGGACATCAACGCGGTCGCCCACGAGGTTCATGCCCAGGGTGGACTCTTCGGCGTCAACCACGCCTTCTCGAACCGGCTGGGGTGGCGATACCACGAGTTCGACTGGTCGCTGTGCGACGTGTTCGAGATCTACCACCACCTCGAAGGTGCCAACAACGCAGCTCAGCTCAGCTTCTGGGATGGCCTGCTGCGGGCCGGCCACCGCATCACCGGCGTGGCCGGCACCGACTCGCACGATCCGCACGCGGGGCGCCACCGCCTGGGTCAGGTGGTGACCGTCCTGGGCGCCGCCGACCTCGACCCGCCGGGTCTGATCGGCGCCCTGAAAGCCGGCCGCGCCTACGTCTCGCTCGGGCCGGGCCTCCGCTTCAGCGCCGAGGCGGATTCCCTGAGGGTCGAGATGGGCGGTACCCTCCCCGTCTCGGACACGGTCACCCTCCACGTCGGCCTGGCGGGCTTGGCCTTCCCGGTGAGGGTGTTCGTGATCAAGAACGGGCTGTATCACGCCCACCTCGACCTTGGGGCGGGCGAGGCCAACACCGAGCTGGAGTTCACGGACTCGCAGCCGGTGCCCGGCTATTACCGCATCGAGGTCTACGCCCGCCCCGCTCAGAGTGAATTCTCGGGCGGACGGGACTGGCAGAACACCCTGCTGCTGTCCAACCCTATCTACATCGGAGAGAGACCATGA
- a CDS encoding ABC transporter substrate-binding protein — translation MTRTLLSLSTLLLLSSASAKTEVTFLYGLGGELGKAVESMVADFNAAQGDVTVRTEFGNNYEGVVQKALAGIAAGQPAADILHLEVAYVPRLAASGALVDVSDLPGFKKSFDAFWGVFRAQVSRPDKAVYSMPWNNSNPVMYFNPVLLKKAGLSAPPRTYPELREAAKKITAATGVPAIALSSFPWVLEGAIWSNGGEMVKGGRLALDQPAAREVITQWAGFFRDGSAVLQGPNTNADFAAGKVAMVMNSVATRPSYKASVPFKFGTAPLPFFKKPVVPVGGATLAISKNIPADRQKAAWAFITWLSQPEQQFKWIKMSNYVPITLTTANLPAFKKYIATDRGLGVGIQQLPYSRPRPSTTGYVQGTQEIIKSLDKIFVQNAPIDATLKDLVERTAPLFKDTQ, via the coding sequence ATGACCCGTACCCTGCTCTCCCTGTCCACCCTGCTGCTGCTCTCCTCCGCGTCCGCCAAGACCGAGGTCACCTTCCTGTACGGACTCGGCGGCGAGCTGGGCAAGGCCGTCGAGTCGATGGTCGCCGACTTCAACGCCGCGCAGGGCGACGTGACCGTGCGCACCGAGTTCGGCAACAACTATGAGGGCGTGGTGCAAAAGGCCCTGGCTGGCATCGCCGCCGGTCAGCCCGCCGCCGACATCCTTCACCTGGAAGTCGCGTATGTCCCCCGCCTCGCGGCCTCGGGCGCCCTGGTCGACGTCTCTGACCTTCCCGGCTTCAAGAAGAGCTTCGACGCCTTCTGGGGGGTCTTCCGGGCCCAGGTCAGCCGCCCCGACAAGGCGGTCTACAGCATGCCGTGGAACAACTCCAACCCGGTGATGTACTTCAACCCCGTCCTGCTCAAGAAAGCCGGGCTCAGCGCACCGCCGCGCACCTATCCGGAACTGCGTGAGGCCGCCAAGAAGATCACGGCCGCCACCGGGGTGCCCGCCATCGCCCTCTCCAGCTTTCCCTGGGTGCTGGAAGGGGCCATCTGGAGCAACGGCGGGGAGATGGTCAAGGGCGGGCGTCTGGCCCTCGATCAGCCCGCCGCCCGGGAGGTCATCACCCAGTGGGCCGGCTTCTTCAGGGACGGCTCGGCCGTGCTGCAGGGCCCCAACACCAACGCGGATTTCGCGGCCGGCAAGGTGGCGATGGTGATGAACAGCGTGGCCACCCGGCCCTCCTACAAGGCGAGTGTGCCGTTCAAGTTCGGCACGGCGCCCCTGCCCTTCTTCAAGAAGCCGGTCGTTCCGGTGGGGGGCGCGACCCTGGCGATCAGCAAGAACATCCCGGCCGACCGGCAGAAGGCCGCCTGGGCCTTCATCACCTGGCTGTCGCAGCCGGAGCAGCAGTTCAAGTGGATCAAGATGAGCAACTACGTGCCCATCACCCTGACGACGGCGAACCTGCCCGCCTTCAAGAAGTACATCGCGACCGACCGGGGGCTGGGCGTGGGCATCCAGCAGCTGCCCTACTCCCGGCCCCGGCCCAGCACCACCGGCTACGTGCAGGGCACCCAGGAGATCATCAAGTCCCTCGACAAGATCTTCGTGCAGAACGCGCCCATCGACGCGACCCTGAAGGATCTGGTGGAACGCACCGCGCCCCTGTTCAAAGACACGCAGTAA
- a CDS encoding carbohydrate ABC transporter permease, with protein sequence MKPRQGVRLGQELLSLLVSLAFLMPLIWMVLAAFKGQKEVFVGGLLPDTWVWENFVEAWKAAPFAQYLLNSTLISVATTASVLLTSALAAFAFARMTFPGKHALFILTLGTLMIPGDVLLIPNFITIKQFGWVNSYQALIVPFTASAFGIFLLRQAFLRTPVEFEEAAKIDGASTAQFLFRILLPVNAPAVSALGVLTFLASWNALVWPLVATNRDSYRTVQVGLASFSNLEGSNIPVVMAATVIVVLPVLIIYALAQKWFIESAAASGVKG encoded by the coding sequence GTGAAGCCGCGTCAGGGAGTCCGCCTGGGCCAGGAACTGCTGTCGCTGCTCGTCAGCCTCGCTTTCCTGATGCCCCTGATCTGGATGGTGCTCGCCGCCTTCAAGGGCCAGAAGGAGGTGTTCGTCGGTGGCCTGCTGCCGGACACCTGGGTCTGGGAAAATTTCGTGGAGGCGTGGAAGGCCGCCCCCTTCGCGCAGTATCTGCTGAACTCCACCCTGATCTCGGTGGCGACCACCGCCTCGGTGCTGCTGACCAGCGCGCTCGCCGCCTTCGCGTTCGCCCGCATGACCTTCCCCGGCAAACATGCGCTGTTCATCCTGACGCTGGGCACCCTGATGATTCCGGGCGACGTGCTGCTCATCCCGAATTTCATCACCATCAAGCAGTTCGGCTGGGTGAACTCCTATCAGGCGCTGATCGTTCCCTTCACGGCCAGCGCCTTCGGCATCTTCCTGCTGCGCCAGGCCTTCCTCCGCACGCCGGTCGAGTTCGAGGAGGCCGCGAAGATCGACGGCGCCAGCACCGCGCAGTTCCTCTTCCGCATCCTGTTGCCCGTCAATGCCCCCGCCGTGAGCGCCCTGGGCGTCCTGACCTTCCTGGCGTCGTGGAACGCCCTGGTCTGGCCCCTGGTCGCCACCAACCGGGACAGCTACCGCACCGTTCAGGTCGGCCTGGCCAGCTTCTCGAACCTGGAGGGCAGCAACATCCCCGTCGTGATGGCCGCCACCGTGATCGTGGTGCTTCCGGTGCTGATCATCTATGCCCTGGCCCAGAAGTGGTTTATCGAGAGCGCGGCGGCCAGCGGCGTCAAGGGCTGA
- a CDS encoding carbohydrate ABC transporter permease, whose amino-acid sequence MGAAPYILPALVVFAVFTYYPLGRVMYLSLTDADMLQPRPNLVGLQNYSAMFANPEFWRSMTVTAIFALSVTFLEVALGMALAFLMNAPTRLQRLLRGAVFTPVVVSIAATAVVWNYLLSPASGPVNQALGAVGLPGPGWLSDPNTALASVILVATWKGVGLPAVLFLSGLQAIPRELEEAAVIDGATRAQVAGRVTIPLLAPTTMVVFFISLVGTFQSYGLVLLLTGGGPAGSTNLLGYYIYQNAFSFFQMGFASALSVALFLLLLGLGLLQLKLSERRVHYQ is encoded by the coding sequence TTGGGCGCCGCTCCCTACATCCTGCCCGCGCTGGTGGTCTTCGCCGTCTTCACGTACTATCCGCTGGGCCGGGTGATGTACCTGAGTCTCACGGACGCCGACATGCTCCAGCCGCGCCCCAATCTCGTCGGTCTGCAGAACTACTCCGCGATGTTCGCCAACCCGGAGTTCTGGCGGAGCATGACCGTCACCGCCATCTTCGCGCTGAGCGTGACCTTCCTGGAGGTAGCCCTGGGCATGGCGCTGGCCTTCCTGATGAACGCGCCGACCCGGCTGCAGCGCCTGCTGCGCGGGGCTGTTTTTACCCCGGTGGTGGTGTCCATCGCGGCCACGGCGGTGGTGTGGAACTACCTGCTCAGTCCGGCCTCCGGCCCGGTGAATCAGGCGCTCGGCGCGGTCGGCCTGCCGGGCCCGGGCTGGCTCAGCGACCCCAACACGGCGCTGGCCTCCGTGATCCTGGTCGCCACCTGGAAGGGCGTGGGTCTGCCGGCCGTGCTCTTCCTGTCGGGCCTGCAGGCCATTCCCCGCGAACTCGAGGAAGCGGCCGTGATCGACGGCGCCACCCGCGCCCAGGTGGCCGGGCGGGTCACCATCCCCCTGCTCGCCCCGACGACCATGGTGGTGTTCTTCATCTCGCTGGTCGGCACCTTCCAGTCCTACGGTCTGGTGCTGCTGCTGACCGGGGGCGGCCCGGCCGGCAGCACCAACCTGCTGGGCTACTACATCTACCAGAACGCCTTCTCCTTCTTCCAGATGGGCTTCGCCAGTGCGCTGTCGGTCGCGCTGTTCCTGCTCCTGCTGGGACTGGGGCTGCTGCAGCTGAAGCTCTCGGAACGCCGGGTGCACTACCAGTGA
- a CDS encoding HAD family hydrolase, producing MLFAFDLDGTIITRNDELPAPTRAAILALRNAGHQVTVITGRHHTGAQQALAGLEVSRHFGTCNGARVHADGDDHHLERHLDGEVVSYLLERFTPDSAQNSAQFFLSTRDRMYVRDPAHERWDRARQDGRELWTPAEYGGEGAHKFILMSDQAAGLATELSRRFPENAYYLWEHNYLEVVAAGADKGRALQRIAAHYGIAQSDTVAFGDGPNDLEMLSWAGRSIGVGTLAPGVAELIDDHVPGPEELGVARWLQRYVPL from the coding sequence ATGCTGTTCGCCTTCGACCTCGACGGAACCATCATCACCAGAAACGATGAGCTGCCCGCGCCCACCCGCGCGGCCATCCTCGCCCTCCGGAACGCCGGGCATCAGGTCACGGTGATTACCGGACGCCACCACACGGGCGCCCAGCAGGCGCTCGCGGGTCTGGAGGTGAGCCGGCACTTCGGCACCTGCAACGGCGCGCGGGTTCACGCAGATGGCGACGACCATCATCTGGAGCGCCATCTGGACGGCGAGGTGGTGTCGTATCTGCTGGAGCGCTTCACCCCGGACAGCGCCCAGAACAGCGCCCAGTTCTTCCTGTCGACCCGCGACCGGATGTATGTCCGTGATCCCGCACATGAACGCTGGGATCGTGCCCGCCAGGACGGCCGGGAGCTGTGGACGCCCGCCGAGTATGGGGGCGAGGGCGCCCACAAGTTCATCCTGATGAGCGACCAGGCCGCCGGCCTGGCGACGGAGCTCTCCCGGCGCTTTCCCGAGAACGCCTACTACCTGTGGGAGCACAACTACCTGGAAGTGGTGGCGGCCGGAGCCGACAAGGGCCGGGCCCTGCAGCGGATCGCGGCCCACTACGGCATCGCGCAGTCGGACACCGTCGCCTTCGGCGATGGCCCCAACGACCTGGAAATGCTGTCCTGGGCGGGCCGGTCTATCGGCGTGGGAACGCTCGCCCCCGGGGTGGCTGAGCTCATCGACGATCATGTGCCCGGCCCCGAAGAACTGGGTGTGGCCCGCTGGCTTCAGCGGTATGTGCCCCTCTGA
- a CDS encoding MBL fold metallo-hydrolase, whose amino-acid sequence MNPDRTARITFYNGMRTIGGTHILISEGDSALVFDLGLKYDPAENLSATDLPPVRETEAALHVRTRNAPPVRGLFSGVHEQDLAWAAQGGDWPVTESFGHLAAFVSHAHQDHMGLLQNVAAEVPVHVHEDTRTLLGGLYQGGLTPPPGARLTGHPDGGQFAVGSMQATVLPGDHDLPGSAGLLVETGGGTVAYTGDWRRHGLHPQRMDAFIEACSSRGVDLLLTEGTRFGPAGQPARHPEPIPEGELPERLDHVLTQHASGLVAVSFYPRNVERVAAFAAVAAAHGRQLAVHPETYALLQGTCGLHSLDPASVRVLSDHADWQDVAADASGYLTELRLEDFPRLALCLSRPGGVFVHSDGSPLGEYDPAWSGMMAWLRELGMDYLPLRSGGHASPEDVRALVAAIAPRLMVPIHSRYPESMLVRGVPVLLPQRGERFELGHLVSSGTSTVVLP is encoded by the coding sequence ATGAACCCAGACCGGACTGCCAGGATCACCTTCTACAACGGCATGCGTACCATCGGCGGCACGCACATTCTGATCAGCGAGGGCGACAGCGCGCTGGTGTTCGATCTGGGGTTGAAATACGACCCCGCTGAAAACCTGTCGGCCACTGACCTACCTCCAGTCCGGGAAACAGAGGCCGCATTGCACGTGCGAACCCGCAATGCGCCGCCTGTCCGGGGCCTGTTCAGCGGGGTGCACGAGCAGGATCTCGCGTGGGCGGCGCAGGGTGGAGACTGGCCAGTCACCGAGTCCTTCGGTCACCTGGCCGCGTTCGTCAGCCACGCCCACCAGGATCACATGGGCCTGCTGCAGAACGTGGCGGCCGAGGTTCCCGTGCATGTGCACGAGGACACCCGGACACTGCTGGGGGGACTGTACCAGGGCGGACTCACGCCACCTCCGGGCGCGCGTCTCACCGGACACCCGGACGGTGGGCAGTTCGCCGTGGGCTCCATGCAGGCCACCGTGCTGCCCGGTGACCACGATCTACCCGGCAGCGCCGGCCTGCTGGTCGAGACGGGGGGCGGGACGGTCGCGTATACCGGTGACTGGCGACGTCACGGCCTTCATCCGCAGCGCATGGACGCGTTCATCGAGGCGTGCTCGTCGCGGGGCGTGGATCTGCTGCTGACCGAGGGCACCCGCTTCGGCCCGGCTGGCCAGCCGGCACGCCACCCCGAGCCGATCCCCGAGGGCGAGCTTCCGGAACGACTCGACCACGTCCTGACCCAGCACGCCAGTGGCCTGGTCGCCGTGAGCTTTTATCCCAGGAACGTCGAGCGGGTGGCCGCCTTCGCCGCCGTGGCGGCCGCCCACGGCCGGCAACTCGCCGTGCACCCGGAGACGTATGCGCTGCTCCAGGGCACCTGTGGTCTGCATTCCCTCGACCCGGCCAGCGTGCGGGTACTCTCCGACCACGCCGACTGGCAGGATGTGGCCGCCGATGCCTCGGGGTACCTGACCGAGCTTCGCCTTGAGGACTTCCCCCGGCTCGCGCTGTGCCTCTCGCGGCCGGGAGGCGTATTCGTTCACAGTGATGGAAGTCCGCTGGGCGAGTACGACCCAGCCTGGTCTGGGATGATGGCCTGGCTGCGGGAGCTGGGGATGGACTACCTTCCCCTGCGGTCTGGAGGACATGCGTCGCCTGAGGATGTCCGCGCCCTGGTCGCCGCCATCGCTCCCCGGCTGATGGTACCCATTCACAGCCGGTACCCGGAGAGCATGCTCGTCCGGGGAGTCCCTGTCCTTCTGCCTCAGCGCGGTGAACGCTTTGAACTCGGGCATCTGGTGTCCTCGGGGACATCCACGGTGGTGTTGCCATAA
- a CDS encoding glycerophosphodiester phosphodiesterase family protein produces MANTLRLVGTLSVLALTACTSGFTPVVEPRPAFDLQGHRGGLGHVSESTLASFANGLAIGVTTLELDTQVTKDGKVVVTHDRKISDQKCRDTAPVVPADPDYPYVGKFIVNLTLAQIKTLDCGSLRLNNHPTQRLVPGITMPELRDVFRLVKVAGATGVKMNIETKVEAGAPSETAPRDVFVRAVLGEITASGLESQVTLQSFDWGALMLVRQLKPTLPVVALTNGQQFLQMGQPGPSPWLGGLDIDDFAGVTLQSRYVAAAKSFGASALSPVHGDPQNAQVGDPGYLAFTTPELVREAHAAGMKVIPWTVDDERTWGALMDAGVDGIITDYPQQLRQFMDRRGYALPRAYPLETTALCRLIKEDPANNRVSCTP; encoded by the coding sequence ATGGCGAACACTCTGCGTCTGGTGGGCACCCTGTCGGTTCTCGCTCTCACGGCCTGCACCTCCGGCTTCACGCCAGTGGTCGAGCCTCGTCCAGCTTTCGATCTGCAAGGTCACCGCGGGGGCCTGGGGCACGTGTCGGAAAGCACGCTGGCCAGCTTCGCGAACGGTCTGGCAATCGGTGTCACCACGCTTGAGCTGGACACGCAGGTCACGAAAGACGGCAAGGTCGTCGTGACGCACGACCGCAAGATCAGCGACCAGAAGTGCAGGGACACCGCGCCGGTCGTGCCCGCCGATCCCGATTATCCGTACGTCGGCAAGTTCATCGTCAACCTGACCCTGGCCCAGATCAAGACCCTCGACTGCGGCAGCCTGCGACTGAACAACCACCCCACCCAGCGTCTGGTGCCCGGCATCACCATGCCGGAACTCAGGGACGTCTTCAGGCTGGTCAAGGTCGCGGGCGCCACCGGGGTAAAGATGAACATCGAGACCAAGGTGGAGGCGGGCGCCCCGAGTGAAACCGCCCCCCGTGACGTCTTCGTCCGGGCGGTGCTGGGCGAGATCACCGCGTCGGGCCTCGAATCTCAGGTCACGCTGCAGAGCTTCGACTGGGGAGCGCTGATGCTGGTCAGGCAGCTCAAGCCCACATTGCCGGTGGTGGCCCTGACCAACGGGCAGCAGTTCCTGCAGATGGGACAACCGGGCCCATCGCCGTGGCTGGGCGGGCTGGATATCGATGACTTCGCCGGCGTCACCCTGCAAAGCAGGTACGTGGCGGCGGCCAAATCTTTTGGGGCGTCCGCACTTTCGCCCGTGCACGGCGATCCGCAGAACGCTCAGGTAGGCGACCCGGGATACCTGGCCTTCACCACCCCTGAACTGGTCAGGGAGGCGCACGCTGCGGGAATGAAGGTCATCCCCTGGACGGTCGATGACGAGCGCACGTGGGGCGCCCTGATGGACGCGGGCGTGGACGGCATCATCACCGACTACCCACAGCAGTTGCGCCAGTTCATGGACAGGCGCGGATACGCCTTACCACGGGCATACCCGCTGGAGACCACAGCCCTGTGCCGCCTTATCAAAGAAGACCCAGCCAACAACCGCGTGAGCTGCACGCCGTGA